From a region of the Ficedula albicollis isolate OC2 chromosome 1A, FicAlb1.5, whole genome shotgun sequence genome:
- the TYMP gene encoding thymidine phosphorylase, which yields MRRILERVGCCIVGQSAELVPADRVLYGLRDVTATVDSLPLITASILSKKAAERLSALVLDVKFGGAALYPTQESARELARSLVTPRDPRDPCPLSRAIPAVPVLAPAPAPGCPCPHVSPPCLLSPRKVRGTPTPNPPAHTLHLGGP from the exons ATGCGGCGCATCCTGGAGCGGGTGGGCTGCTGCATCGTGGGGCAGAGCGCGGAGCTGGTGCCCGCCGACCGGGTGCTCTACGGGCTGCGCGATGTCACGGCCACCGTGGACAGCCTGCCCCTCATCACCG CCTCCATCCTCAGCAAGAAGGCGGCGGAGCGGCTCTCGGCGCTGGTGCTCGACGTCAAGTTCGGGGGCGCAGCTCTGTACCCCACCCAGGAGAGCGCGCGGGAGCTGGCGCGGAGCCTGGTGACACCTCGGGACCCCCGGGACCCCTGCCCGCTGTCCCGGGCCATtcccgctgtccctgtccttgctcctgcccctgcccctggctgtccgtgtccccacgtgtcccctccctgcctgctctcacCCCG GAAGGTCAGGGGgacccccaccccaaacccccctgcCCACACCCTGCACCTCGGGGGTCCCTGA